A region from the Kiloniellales bacterium genome encodes:
- a CDS encoding CBS domain-containing protein, translating to MLESKIADVIGKQKLLQLAADTSVAEAAKRMAQHHVGAMLVCEGQVMRGIFTERDMLERVVAADLSPGATPLRDVMTPDPASIAADATLLQAIFAMKAHFTRHLLVRRGEDLIGIVSVRDLLRAVVDSRIEERQRFDDLWDGFPV from the coding sequence ATGCTGGAAAGCAAGATTGCTGACGTGATCGGCAAGCAGAAGCTCCTGCAGCTCGCCGCCGATACCAGCGTGGCCGAGGCGGCGAAGCGCATGGCCCAGCATCACGTCGGGGCCATGCTGGTCTGCGAAGGTCAGGTCATGCGCGGCATCTTCACCGAGCGCGACATGCTGGAACGGGTGGTCGCCGCCGACCTGTCGCCGGGCGCGACCCCCCTCAGGGACGTCATGACTCCGGACCCCGCCTCGATCGCCGCGGACGCGACCCTGCTTCAGGCCATCTTCGCCATGAAGGCGCATTTCACCCGCCACCTCCTGGTCAGGCGGGGCGAGGACCTGATCGGCATCGTCTCGGTGCGCGACCTGCTGCGCGCGGTGGTCGACTCCCGCATCGAGGAACGCCAGCGTTTCGATGACCTCTGGGACGGCTTCCCGGTCTGA